The DNA sequence GCGAACTGGTCGGCGTCACCGCAGGGGAGACGGCGGGAGCAACGGCAGGCACAGGAGCAGCAGTGGGAGCAGGCTTGGGTGGGACAACGGGCGTCACGGCAGGCGCCGGCTTCGGTACCGGCACCGAAGCGAAGCCCGGCACGTCCTTGGATGGCACCAGCGAAGACACCGGCACCGGTACGCAATCCGACAAGGTGATTTGCACGTCAGGTGGAAAGGCCTCGGCCAGCGGCACCAGGTCGGTGGTCCAGCAGGGCGCCTGGTACGGAGTGGGGGATGGGCAGGATGTCGCAGGCGCTGAGGGTGTCGACGGTGGACAGGGCACAGGCTGCGGCGGCGCGGCAGCAACCGCAGGCGTGAGGCTCGGCAGTGCCGGCAATATCGGCTGCGGACCAGGCGTGACTGTCGCCGAGGATGCCGACGCGGCAGCCGATGGCGCGCTGGAGAGTAACTGCAGCACGCCCTGATCCATGGGTGCAAGGACATCCACGCGCGCAGCTTGCTCGCTCACGGTGGCGGCAAGCAAGTCTTGTGCTGCGGTGTGCTGGCTCACGACCGCCTGGGATAGCTGGGCGGCATCGGCGAGGTCGGCGGAGCGACTGGCCATCACCAGCGGCGGCTGCGGGGCCGGCCCGCTCCCGGCCTCGGTGCGCTGCGGGTGCGAGCGCTGTGCCTGGTCGCGTCGCTGGCTACGTGCATGGTGCGAAGGTGCCAGACTGCTGGCCCTGCCCTCGGCCAGGGAGTACTTGCCGCCGTCAAAGGCATCGGTGGACGTGATGCCATCCACTGCCACGGCTGACGTGCTGGTCACGCGGGTGGTGCTGGTCACGCTGGCTGCATCGGCCTTGCGTGTGCTGCTTGACGATGTGGTCCTGGCCGAAGGCGCAGAGGCCAGCGCAGTCATTCGATTGGGGGCAATGGTGATGGTCATGAACTTTTCCCTGAGCAGTGTGAGTCGTTGGCAATGACACGGATCGGGCTTGTTCTTGGGCCATCGTGACGTCCTCCTGGCGCTGGCATCGCCTGCTGAAGAACATTGGCCTCACCTCGAATTTATTTGTGTCAAAACTCGTAAAATTTCTTCCCGATGCCATTCAACCCAAGCTTGCGGACGCCGACAATCGCACCTAGGTGCTGGCTGGCGCACGCGGGGAATTGCTTTACAGAACATCTATTTGCTTGATGATGTGAACTATTCTTCAGCAATGAGTGGCTGTGCACGCATCACTGTGGCAAGTGCCTGAAAATGATTTATATGAATAATCATGCATAGCAATGGCTCCCGAAAAGACTTTCGTCCTGGCTGGGTGAATAGATTTTCCGCAACACGATCACCACTGGGCGATCACTGCCCTACCCGACGCCACGGCCTAGCACAGATAGGCCTCCCACCGCAATGCTCCCGAATCCCTATGTGACGAATAGCCCTTGTGGTTTATCGTGCATTTCAGTAGATTGGCGGAAAAAACGATAGTCCGAGAGACGCTCACGAAGGCGCTCCGAGACAACGGAGACGGAAAACCATACCTGCCTGCCCCTCGCCTCCGTGGACCTGGTCCGCGGTGTCGATGCGCGTCTGCTTGTCGTTTCCACGTGTTTTTTCAGGGTCAGCCTGCTGCACCGGTCGCCATCGACTGGCGCGGAATTTGCATGGATTTACCCAGAACATAAGGAGCCCGCGCCATGTCTTGCGACGATTTTTCGGTCCACGCCGTGCAGTTCTCGGACGTGGATGAACAAGCCAGTATGCTCACCGGATGGGAGCAGGAGTACCAGCAATTGGGCAGTGGCCGTTTCGTCGGCGCACTGGCCATGGTGCAGACCGAGGAATTCTGTTTCATCCGGGAAAGCACCAATACCGCCCTGCACGAACGCATCGTGCCGCCGCCCGATCAATTGGTGATCGGTTTGTGCAATACCGAGCAGTGCGGCCACCTGCTCAATGGCCGGCCACTCACACAAGACCAGTTGGTGGTGCTTGACGGCAGTCGCGCCCATCACATCCGCACCACCGGCCCCATCGAACTGGTGGGCATGTCGGTGCAGCGCGATCTGTTCCTGTCGCAACTGCATGAGCAGGACGAAGCCAGCGTGCGCAAGTGGCTGGACCTGTCGGTACTGCAACTGGACGCGGCCACGGCCGGCATGTTGCGGCATTACTTCTCGGTGGTCTTCGAACTGCTCGACGCTCCCAGCGGCAAGGCGGCGCGTCCGATCAGCCCACGCGCGCTGGCCTCTACCGCCATCAGCAACGTCGCCCTGGCGTTGTCGTTGAACCACGGCAGCCATGAACTGGAATCGACCCTGCCGTCACGCCAGCGGCGCGAACGCATCGTGCAGAACGCCATCGATTACATGCGCCTTCATGCGGGCGAGGAAATCGGCATCCTCGACGTCTGCCGTGCCACCCACGTGAGCCGCCGCACCCTGCAATACTGTTTCGAAGAGCGGCTGGATATCTCGCCGCTGCAATACCTCAAGGCCCTGCGCCTGAATGCCGCACACCGCGAGATCAAGCGCCGCACCGACCAGGATCGGAGCCACGACCGCCAGGCCACCATCGGCAACCTGGCGGCCCTGTGCGGCTTCAATCATCCCAGCCGCTTCGCCTCCGAATACAAGAAGATGTTCGGCGTGCTACCTTCGGAGACGGTGCTCAAGGCGGTCGCCGAACCTTGACACCAGGGTGCTGGACGCATTGGTATCATCCGTTACCATCTGCAAATGCACCAGCGGCTTGCTCGCCTGAACGATTACAGGGCACAGGCTTATCCGGTTTTGGCAAAAGCGTGCGGTTGCTGCGACGTTCACCTGCTGTTTCCCCGCCTTCTTTCATTGCGCTGGCCATCCCGTTTGGCGGGAACCGCCCGGCGTTTTCATCAAATACGAGCTTAAGCCCCCATAAATTCGACCAATTGGTCGATTTATATCGTTTTGGTCAACGATCTCCTCTTCGCCGCGGGAGAAATTTCCTGCACCTCCCCTCCTCTCCTAGATGACTTGCAGCGAGCCGCGAACGTCCTCACGCCCTACAAGCCCCCCCCTGAAAACCCCTAAAGAATGGGGGAAATTACGTATCGTGCTTCATTTTTGATCACCCCACGCACGGACAGGGACCGTGGTTTGCTAAAAGTGGCTAACAGTTGCAAGGTCGCCCCTTCTAAATTCTCTTTCGTCCACTGTTCTGAAAACAAGACCTATCAAGGACAACGCCAGAAGCGGGGCGACCTGAACCTGTTGCATCTGTTCCCGGGCCAGAATGGGGCGCTCTACGTGGCCGCCGAGCAAGGCGTGCTGTACCGTTCCACGGATGGTGGCCAGCAGTGGAGCGCGCTGTCTACCGGCAGCAAGGCCTCGCTGTGGAGCGGCGTGGTCACGGCCTCCGGTGTCATCGTGGTGGGTGGATTGGGCGGCAAGCTGCTGCGCAGCGACGATGGTGGGCAGCACTGGCAAGCGATCGATTCGCCCACCAGCGGCTCCATCACGGCGCTGCGCAGCCAAGGCAATGAGGTAGTGGCCAGTTCACTCTCCGGCGCCCTGCTGGTGAGCGAAGATGAGGGACGCCATTGGCGCATCAAGGCCAGCGCGCGCGATGCGCTGACCACGCTGGAATTGCAGGATGGACGCGCCGAGCGGCCGCTGGCCTATGGCAAAGGGGGGCAGGCCAAGCTGGAGGCGAAAGCCAGCCAATAGCACGCGTTTGACCAGTCCCATGCAAAAGAGGATATCCGCGGATATCCTCTTTTTTCGTACAGGTCCGTGCGATTTACTTCTTCAGGCTGATCACCTGCGGCTGGGTCACGCCCTTCAAGCCTTCATTGCCAAACTCCAGCCCCCAGCCCGAGCGCTTGTTGCCACCGAAGGGCACCATGGGATGCACCATGCCGTGCTGGTTGACCCACACCGTGCCGGCCTGCAAGCGTGTGGCCACCTGCGCTGCACGCTGGGCGTCACGGCTCCACACCGACGCTCCCAGCCCAACATCGAGCCGGTTGGCATTGGCGATGGCTTCGTCCAGCGTGCTATAGCGGATGATGGGCAACACCGGGCCGAACTGTTCCTCGTCCACCAGGCGTGCGCCATCGCGGATGTCGGTCACCAGCGTGAGCGGATAGAAATTGCCCGGCCCTTCCGGCAAGACGCCGCCACAGACGATGGTGGCACCCTCTTGCCGCGCACTGTCCACCAGCGCGGCCACCTTCTTCAATTGCATGGAATTCTGCACCGGCCCCATGGCGATGCCCGGCTGCAGGCCGTCGCCCATGGGCGTAGCGGCGATGATGGCCTTGAGTTCGGCAACGATCTGGTCGTGCAGCGCATCGGGCACATAGAGCCGCTTGGCACAGGCGCAGGTCTGGCCCATGTTGAGGAAAGCGCCCCAGAACAGACCCGGCGCAATCGCCTTGGGATCGGCATCGTCCAGCACGATGGCCGCATCGTTGCCGCCCAGTTCCATGGTGGTCGGTGTGAGATTGCGTGCGGCGGCAGCGACGATGCGCGCCCCGGTGGCCCCGGAGCCGGTGAACATGATCTTGTTGACGTCGCTATGTTCCACCAGCATGGCGCCCACGCTGCCATCGCCGCTGACGGTATTGAGCACGCCCGGCGGCAAGGCCTGGGCGATCACGCGGGCCAGTTCCAGGCCGCAGACGCTGGTGTATTCCGAGGGTTTCAGCACCACGGTATTGCCGGCATAGATGGCCGGGATCACCTGCCAGATGGAGATCATCAGCGGCCAGTTCCAAGGCGCGATGGCGGCAATCACGCCATAGGGCTTGCGGTGCAGTTCATCGCGCCGGGTCTCATCCTCGAACACCACTTCGCTGGCCAGTTCCAGGCTGGCGGTGGCGCGCGTCCAGGCTTCACAGCCCCACAGCTCGAAGCGCGAGCCGGGCACCTGGTCCGGTCCCACGCCCCCCAGCGGACGGCCCTGTTCCAGCGTCACCAGGGTAGCCAGGCGTTCGGCATTGGCGGCGATGGCATCGGCCACCCGATGCAGGTGTTCACGCCGCTGCTGCAGGCTTTGTGCGGCCCAGGCGGCTTGCGCCCGGCGCGCTGCCGCCACGGCGGCGGCCACTTCGCTCGCATCGGATTGGGGAAAACGGCCCATCACCTGGCCGTTGGCAGGGTTATGGGAATCCAGCAGGCGGCTGCCTGGGTGCAACTGACCGCCGATGATGTTGGATGCGATGTGCTCGATATGCATGGAGTCTCCTGGTGAAAAAGACCGCCGTGCGAACGTCGCAGGCGGTCGAGGTTTGGCCGATGGAAACAGCCTTATTTTTTCTTGTTCAAGCCCAGGGTCGGGGTCTCATCGAAGAAGTTCCAGGGCTTCAACAGTACATGGACCCATTCGGTGGGCATGATGGGCCACTCTTCGGCGCGCGCCACGTGGGTGGTGCCGGTGGTCAGCCAGACCACGTCGTCGTGGTTGACGATGGACTGGTTGTCCTTGATGAAGGCCCCCAGGCCGGTATCTTCATGCGAGCGGTTCGGATACTTGCCTTCGGGGAAGCGCTGTTGCGGATCGTAGCGGGTCACCCACAACTGGCGGTCCATGAAGCTCAGGCGCTTGTTGAGCCATTCGTCCTGCGAGAAATTGGCGCCCTTGGCAATCGGATGCGTGCCGCCTGCATAGGGAATGAGCTGGTAAGACACCGGATTGCCGACCTTGTTGAACTTGTTGGGATTGCTCAACAGACGGATGGTGGAGGCATCGAACTTCTGCGCCGCCTGCTGCTCAGTGTCGGGGGTGCGCTGCACGGTCTGCATGGTGCTGTTGCGCGGGCCGCCACGGGTGTTGGGCAAGACCACCGGATCGACTTCGATGAGCGAATTGTTTTCGCCATCGATGTCCAGGTCGAGGCGGAAGTTGTAGATGTGCTGGTGCGTGGTGCCGACGATGTTGTGGTCGATCAGAGTGCCGTAGCGGGTATCCTCGGCAGCGCTGGCGTCGCGCATGGTGGAAGACTTCACGCCCTTGACCGCCTCGATGCCGGTGGCGCCGGCATTGATGCCGATGGTGCCGTTTTCGGCAAAGACCCAGTCGAAGATGTAGTCATAGTTGCCCACCGTGCTGATCCAGCGGATCACCAGTTCGCGCCGCTCCACCGAGAGATTGGGCTGACCATATTCCTGGTGCTTGAATTCGGGGCCGGCATAGCGTTCGAACACGCCAATGGCGCGCGGGATGGTGCGCGGCTTGCCGCTGGTGTCAGCCAGGGTGGCATCGAGCAGCACGACGTTGTCGGGCGCGTCCTTGCCGCGTTCGATGGGCGAAGTCAGGGTGCCCATGCCGTATTCGCCGGAGTCCAGGTAAGCCTTGAAGTACCAACCCACGTCAGGGTCGCCATAGGGCACGATCATGCCGCCCAGCGAACCTTCGTACATGATCTGGCGTTTCTTGCCATGGTCGTTATAGGTCACGGTAGAGAACATCAGTCCCACGCGCGAATCCAGCTTGAAATGCATCTCCCAGTTGCGCCAGCGCAGGGTGTTGCCGGTAATGGTGTAGTTCTTGCCCTCGGGCTCGCTGATGTCCAGCGGCTTGGGCGGCGGCACCAGGGCGCGGCCGCTGCCATCGTAGCCGGTGGGCTTCATCGGCACCGGGATGACGCCATGGTCTTCGATCTTGATGACCTTCTTCTGCACCAGGTCAACCACCGCCACCAGGTTCTCGATGGGATGCGCCCAGTAGTTACCATCACCCACGTCCAGGTAGCTGACCACCTTGAGCAGGCGACCGTCTTCCTGCAAGGCATCCTTGCCGCCGAAGTAACCCACCGTCAAGGGCGTGGCCACCACCTTCTTGATGTCGGTGATGACGCGCTTGGCGAGGGCCTGGGCATATTCCGGGCTGGCTTCCATGGCGTTCTGCACCGTGGCGAAATCATCCACCAGCACCATGCCATGCACGCCGGCCTTGGGTTCCCAACGCTCCACGGTGCGTCGCTTGAGATCGACCGTCCCTTCGATGACCTTGCTGCCATCGAGCACGGTGAAGTCGGCACGACGCTCAAAGACCTGCTTGCGATCACCCAGGGCGAATTTCCAGACCTGTTCCTTGGGCGGCTCGGCCAGGGTGATTTCGGTGAAACGGTAATTGGGCTGGAAATGTCCGCTGGCCTTGAGCACGGCAACCGTCTCATTGATTTCGTCGGCACTCAAGGGGTTCAACGGATGCGGCACGGCCTCGATCTGGAAGGTCTTGTCCAGGCTGGGGGCAAATACGGTATTGATGAATTCGTCGGAGACATAAGGCTGACCGCCCTTCATCACCAGCGGCACCGGCAAGGCCACGCTCTGGCCATTGACCAGGGCGGTCTTGGCCTGCGGCTTGACGCGCACGGTCACGCTGTTGCGGGTGATGGTCCACAACCCCGCATAGTCATCCCAGCGCACCGTGGCACCGAAATCTTCCATGGTCTTCTTCAGCGGCAACATATGAGCCGCCGCGCCGTGGGCGGCAACTGGGGGGGCCACCAGCAAGACGGAGGACAGGCCGGCAGCGGCCAGTGCAGAAAGCAGGCAAGAACGAAGGAGTGGTTTCATGATCGGCGAACGAGGCGATTGAGAATGGTTGTGCGACCGATTATTGCGTGGCCGCCGAGCAGGGGCGTAGCCCGTTTTGGCAAATTTGAAGCGGCAAAAATGGGGCTGCCGCAAGCACCGCAAGTGCCCGCTTGCCGAAACTGGATAGTGCGCCATGGCGCACGCCGCTCCCCCTTCGCCCAGGCCGCTGTCCACTGCCATTTGCGCCCTGCGTGTTTACTGAAGAGCGCCGCCAAGCGTCGTCAATGCGCATTGCCGAAACTGGACAGGGAGCCGGAGAAGAATCCCAAATGTCCATAAACTAGACGAAACTGTCCAGTTTTCAAAAACCGTCTACCTCGTGCCACGCGCCACCGCCGATATCACTCCACCCTCCCCCCCCAGCCGTGCAGGCCAGGAGACAAGCGCGCATCGATTAGGCTCGACTGATGGACTCAGAACTTGTGACGCACGCCGATACGCAAAACGTTCTGGCTGCTGTCATCGGCTGGTGCCGACGAATAGGCCGCGCTGATGACGCCCGGATTGATCACCGCGCTGGCGGCCTGGCGGCTGGCCATGGCATACACATCGGTGCGCTTGCTGAGGAAGTAATCCACGCCCAGATTGAACTGGGTGGTATGGCCACGGGTGGCGCCGCTGCCGCTGCGGGCCAGGTCGGCGCGATCATGGATGACGCTGGCCAACAGGTGCAGCTTGGCATCGAGCGCGTAATCCACCCCGACATCAAACACATTGGCGCGGGTAGCGCTGGTGATGGCGACCAGGCCGGTGGCAGCCAAGGGCTGCTGGGTCGGGCGACGTACCTGCGACCAGGCCGCAAACAGCTTGGCCGGACCGGCCTGGTAGCTGGCACCGAGAGTGAAGGTCTTCAGATCGCTATCCCCGGCGTGCGCCGGCAAGGCGTCGGCAGCCAGCTTGCTCTGGTAGTAGGCGGCACCGATGCCGGCGTTGCCGTTGCGGTAGTTGGCGCCGACACCGAAGGCTTGACCGGCAGAAGTCTGACCGGCCACTTCACCGAAACCATAGAACAGACTGCCCATGAAGCCATTCACCTCGGCCGTATCGAAGCGCAACGAATTGCTGGTGCGCGCGCCGGTGAGGCGATCCAGGCTATTGAAGTGGCCGGCACGTACGCCGCCGCCACCGAAGATCTGGAAGGAGCTGTATTGCAGGCCGATCTCTTCCAGGTAGTCGGTCTGGCGACCGAGGGTGAGCGTGCCGTAGCGCCCGCTCAAGCCCACCACCGACTTGCGGTCGAACAGCGTACCGGGCGTACTCATGGCGCCATCGTCGGCGGCAAAACCATTTTCCAGTTGGAACACGGCAGCCAGGCCGCCACCCAGCTCTTCCTTGCCGCGCACGCCGATGCGCGAGGCCATGGCATCGCCCGAATCGAGGCTCATGCGGCTGCTGTTATTGGGGCCGACCTTGTTGGTATAGACCAGGCTCATGTCGATGACACCGTAGACGGTGACGCTGGAACTCTGTGCATAGGCCAGACCGGTCAATTGGGTCAGGCCGAGCGCGGTAAGGGTGAAAGCGAGTTTTTTCATGGAGAATGTGGTCAAGGATGGCATGGTGCAGAAAACGTCAAATCGTCGTGCGCGCTTTCTGCCGGTGATGGAGAGGGATCGCAATTGCCCGATCCAGGGAGAGGGCATGGTAGAAGCCAGGCTGCCGACCTGCAATTACCTCTTGGGATAGTGCCGCGTCGGCGACTACCGAGACGACTGCGAGTGGCGCAATGCACTGGCCGCGTGCCATACTTGTGCCGGCCTGCCGATGGCTTTTGCGCCAGAGCAGGCAAGTTGGGTAAACTCTGTTGCTGTCACCACGTCAATTCCTGCTTGCCTTGACTACCACCGCCACCTTCCGCCTCGCCCCGTCCAGCCCACCGGTGCTGCACGTGGAAGGCGACTGGACCCTGTCCAACTTCCGTAGCCTGTCGCGCCAGATCGCGCAGCAGCGGCCAGCCATCGGCGACGATCTGGTGTTGACGTTTTCTGCACTGAGCGCTTTCGATACCGTGGGTGCCAAGCTGCTGGTGGATTTGCTGGGGGTGCCGATGGCCCTGCGCCAGACCGGCGAAGACAGCAATCTGCCACGCGCCTGGCGCGGCCTGCTGGCCACCGTGGCCGACGCCAAGGCCATCGCCATGCCCAAGGCCGCCGCACCACGCCAGGCCTGGATCACCGACATGCTCGAGCGCGCCGGCATAGCCACCCTCAACCTGCGCGGATGTACGCGCGACCTGCTGGGCTTTACCGGACTATGCCTGCAAACCCTGGCCAGTTCGTTCTGGCGCCCCTCGCGCTGGCGCTTCACGGCCGTGGTGGCACAGGTGGAACAGACCGGGCTGGATGCGGTACCCATCGTTTCGCTGCTCACCTTCATGGTGGGGGCGGTGGTAGCCTTCCTGGGGGCCACCGTGCTGGCCGACTTCGGCGCCAGCCTCTATACGGTGGACCTGGTGGCCTTCTCCTTCCTGCGCGAATTCGCCGTGCTGCTGACCGCGATCCTGATGGCCGGGCGCACCGCCAGTTCCTTTACGGCGCAGATCGGCTCGATGAAGGCCAATGAAGAAATCGATGCCATCCGCGCCCTCGGTCTGGACCCGGTCAACCTGCTGGTGCTGCCGCGCCTCCTGGCCCTGCTGGTGTCGATGCCGCTGCTGACCTTCATCGGCATGATGTCGGGTCTGCTGGGCGGGGCCATGGTGTGTGCGCTATCGCTGGACATCAGCCCGACCATGTTCCTGTCGCTGGTGCAGCAGGACGTGGGGATACGCCACTTCGTGCTGGGCATGGTCAAGGCACCGCTGTTTGCCTTCGTGATCGCCCTCATCGGTTGCAACGAAGGCTTCAAGGTCAGCGGCAGCGCCCAGTCGGTGGGCGAACACACCACCTCCAGCGTGGTGCAGTCGATCTTCGTGGTGATCCTGCTCGATGCGCTGGCGGCCCTGTTCTTCATGGAGATGGGATGGTGAACGCAAACGCCACCAATCACACCAACAACACCAACAACACCGACAGCACCGTCGACAACATCATTGACGTGCGCGGCCTGCGTAACCAGTTCGGCGCACAGGTGGTGCACGACCAGTTGGCGTTGCAGGTGCGACGCGGTGAAATCCTGGGCGTGGTGGGCGGCTCCGGCACCGGCAAGTCGGTCCTGCTGCGCAGTATCGTCGGCTTGCAGCGCCCGGCTGCCGGGCAGGTGAAAGTGTTCGGGCAAGACCTCTCGGCCTTGTCCAACGAAGTGC is a window from the Herbaspirillum rubrisubalbicans genome containing:
- a CDS encoding helix-turn-helix domain-containing protein — its product is MSCDDFSVHAVQFSDVDEQASMLTGWEQEYQQLGSGRFVGALAMVQTEEFCFIRESTNTALHERIVPPPDQLVIGLCNTEQCGHLLNGRPLTQDQLVVLDGSRAHHIRTTGPIELVGMSVQRDLFLSQLHEQDEASVRKWLDLSVLQLDAATAGMLRHYFSVVFELLDAPSGKAARPISPRALASTAISNVALALSLNHGSHELESTLPSRQRRERIVQNAIDYMRLHAGEEIGILDVCRATHVSRRTLQYCFEERLDISPLQYLKALRLNAAHREIKRRTDQDRSHDRQATIGNLAALCGFNHPSRFASEYKKMFGVLPSETVLKAVAEP
- a CDS encoding WD40/YVTN/BNR-like repeat-containing protein yields the protein MHLFPGQNGALYVAAEQGVLYRSTDGGQQWSALSTGSKASLWSGVVTASGVIVVGGLGGKLLRSDDGGQHWQAIDSPTSGSITALRSQGNEVVASSLSGALLVSEDEGRHWRIKASARDALTTLELQDGRAERPLAYGKGGQAKLEAKASQ
- a CDS encoding aldehyde dehydrogenase family protein, translating into MHIEHIASNIIGGQLHPGSRLLDSHNPANGQVMGRFPQSDASEVAAAVAAARRAQAAWAAQSLQQRREHLHRVADAIAANAERLATLVTLEQGRPLGGVGPDQVPGSRFELWGCEAWTRATASLELASEVVFEDETRRDELHRKPYGVIAAIAPWNWPLMISIWQVIPAIYAGNTVVLKPSEYTSVCGLELARVIAQALPPGVLNTVSGDGSVGAMLVEHSDVNKIMFTGSGATGARIVAAAARNLTPTTMELGGNDAAIVLDDADPKAIAPGLFWGAFLNMGQTCACAKRLYVPDALHDQIVAELKAIIAATPMGDGLQPGIAMGPVQNSMQLKKVAALVDSARQEGATIVCGGVLPEGPGNFYPLTLVTDIRDGARLVDEEQFGPVLPIIRYSTLDEAIANANRLDVGLGASVWSRDAQRAAQVATRLQAGTVWVNQHGMVHPMVPFGGNKRSGWGLEFGNEGLKGVTQPQVISLKK
- the tynA gene encoding primary-amine oxidase codes for the protein MKPLLRSCLLSALAAAGLSSVLLVAPPVAAHGAAAHMLPLKKTMEDFGATVRWDDYAGLWTITRNSVTVRVKPQAKTALVNGQSVALPVPLVMKGGQPYVSDEFINTVFAPSLDKTFQIEAVPHPLNPLSADEINETVAVLKASGHFQPNYRFTEITLAEPPKEQVWKFALGDRKQVFERRADFTVLDGSKVIEGTVDLKRRTVERWEPKAGVHGMVLVDDFATVQNAMEASPEYAQALAKRVITDIKKVVATPLTVGYFGGKDALQEDGRLLKVVSYLDVGDGNYWAHPIENLVAVVDLVQKKVIKIEDHGVIPVPMKPTGYDGSGRALVPPPKPLDISEPEGKNYTITGNTLRWRNWEMHFKLDSRVGLMFSTVTYNDHGKKRQIMYEGSLGGMIVPYGDPDVGWYFKAYLDSGEYGMGTLTSPIERGKDAPDNVVLLDATLADTSGKPRTIPRAIGVFERYAGPEFKHQEYGQPNLSVERRELVIRWISTVGNYDYIFDWVFAENGTIGINAGATGIEAVKGVKSSTMRDASAAEDTRYGTLIDHNIVGTTHQHIYNFRLDLDIDGENNSLIEVDPVVLPNTRGGPRNSTMQTVQRTPDTEQQAAQKFDASTIRLLSNPNKFNKVGNPVSYQLIPYAGGTHPIAKGANFSQDEWLNKRLSFMDRQLWVTRYDPQQRFPEGKYPNRSHEDTGLGAFIKDNQSIVNHDDVVWLTTGTTHVARAEEWPIMPTEWVHVLLKPWNFFDETPTLGLNKKK
- a CDS encoding porin, giving the protein MKKLAFTLTALGLTQLTGLAYAQSSSVTVYGVIDMSLVYTNKVGPNNSSRMSLDSGDAMASRIGVRGKEELGGGLAAVFQLENGFAADDGAMSTPGTLFDRKSVVGLSGRYGTLTLGRQTDYLEEIGLQYSSFQIFGGGGVRAGHFNSLDRLTGARTSNSLRFDTAEVNGFMGSLFYGFGEVAGQTSAGQAFGVGANYRNGNAGIGAAYYQSKLAADALPAHAGDSDLKTFTLGASYQAGPAKLFAAWSQVRRPTQQPLAATGLVAITSATRANVFDVGVDYALDAKLHLLASVIHDRADLARSGSGATRGHTTQFNLGVDYFLSKRTDVYAMASRQAASAVINPGVISAAYSSAPADDSSQNVLRIGVRHKF
- a CDS encoding MlaE family ABC transporter permease, which codes for MTTTATFRLAPSSPPVLHVEGDWTLSNFRSLSRQIAQQRPAIGDDLVLTFSALSAFDTVGAKLLVDLLGVPMALRQTGEDSNLPRAWRGLLATVADAKAIAMPKAAAPRQAWITDMLERAGIATLNLRGCTRDLLGFTGLCLQTLASSFWRPSRWRFTAVVAQVEQTGLDAVPIVSLLTFMVGAVVAFLGATVLADFGASLYTVDLVAFSFLREFAVLLTAILMAGRTASSFTAQIGSMKANEEIDAIRALGLDPVNLLVLPRLLALLVSMPLLTFIGMMSGLLGGAMVCALSLDISPTMFLSLVQQDVGIRHFVLGMVKAPLFAFVIALIGCNEGFKVSGSAQSVGEHTTSSVVQSIFVVILLDALAALFFMEMGW